AAAAATTCGGTGTCGCTCAAGGGCAAGGGTGCGAAACTGGTTTGTTACGGCCCGTTTTCGGACCCTTATTCCGGTCCTCCAGCAGTGAAACGTGACTAGATATTCGCGGTAGTGTCCAAGCAAATAGACCAGCAACATGAGCAGTTTACGGAAAAAGTCCCATCAGTATTGTCCTCACGAGGTTTTTGAGAAGGAAGTTAAGAACATCCAGAAGAAGTCTTTGGGTGAGTTTCGTAAACGGCCGCTTTGAGATTGTGCATCTTAGGAAACGTATTTTCGATTTCCCATGTCTTATATCACTCGCATTGTAACTCACGTTATTTCggcatttttagaaatattgcCAACATTGTCTTTTGTTTGATAGGCTCCCATACGACGTCAATTAGGCGTAATGGCGACAGGGACGTTTGACAAGTGAATATCGCCACGTTGCCATTTTTCTActctgaattaaaaaaaaaaaaaatcatatccTCCACATATTTCTATTGACGTGGGtcataaatatcaaaaaataaaccaaCATTAACACCTGCAGAAAACGTGATTTATTAAAGAGAATGATTcggaaaaaatttccattaaacaCGCTGATGTCTATATTTGACACGACATGCTAATTTTCAATGTAATTAACTTATGCTATTTAAGTTTAGTCAAATTGTGTTGTATAAGGGGTCACTATTTATCATCTGCAATAATTTCTCTTTCCTTTTACAGTATGGTTCGGCACAAGACACTTTGTTACTTTCATGTTGTTCTTGGGTATGGCTAATGCCTACGTCATGAGGACCAACATGTCAGTCGCCATTGTTGCCATGGTGAATCATACTGCCATCACTACGGATGATGGCCACGAGCAAGGGGTGGACATGGAGTGCGGGGTCGAATCCAGCAATTCGGTAAAAAGAATTATTGTAGCACGGCCCTTgtattggaatttttttgtttcaatagaTGGCGTTGAGGAATTACTTCACCTTCATATAAATTCATTACTTAGCTTTAGATCGCTTCTAAAggatttggaaattttccatAACGTGCATAATATGAGTAACGTAATAGAATATTGATTAATATATGATACATTTGTCCTTTCTACCATTTCGTAAACACATATCTCTCATTTCAGTCATATTCTGTTGCAACATTCTTTCACATTGCTAATTGCTTCTTGCCTTGCCAATTGGCTGCACGACAACTTAGTTCCAGGCACAACAACCTTAAATACTAATTTGGGCAATTTCCTTTTAAGAGTATCTCATCAACCTCTTCTGACGGAGAATTTGTGTGGGAAACCGACCTCCAAGGCTACATCCTGTCCTCCTTCTTCTACGGCTACGTGATCACCCAAATCCCCTTTGGAATCTTGGCCAAGAAATATGGAAACATCTACTTTTTGGGAATCGGAATGCTCATTAATTCCGTGTTTGGACTGCTGGTACCTGCGGCCGCTCATATGGGCGTGTGGTGGTTGATAGTCGTGCGGTTTATTCAGGGTTTAGGAGAGGTGAGTCCAAACTTTAAGGttgataatgtttttttggCATCAgttaaagtacatttttcattGTGACGCATTGTTTTATGTAAGAACCTCTAACGTAGGTCAGCTATTCGTCTTTAGTCACGAGACCATAAAGTAGCTGGAAAGTGAAGTGAACACCATTCCGTTATAAATAACCTTCATTCAAgattaaaatacttttggGATTGTGACGACCACCGTTCGGTTTCCGTgtgtaatttttcttgataaatgTTCTCTCATGTTGTATAAAACTGAGAATATGTAgagaaaaaagtaaatggAAATCCTTTGTTTACAGGGGCCCATTGTACCATGTACCCATGCCTTGCTGGCTAAATGGATTCCACCCAATGAAAGGAGTCGTATGGGTGCTTTTGTTTATGCAGGTAATTTTTGTGAACAGATATCACGAGTAAAGTAACACGAGCACCAGATTTTAGTACCTACCAATGGATAATaagcagaaaataattttcaatgattCTGAATAATTAATGAGTAAATTCAACGATTTTTTATTCctgaaactgaaaaacagACAATTACGTTCAATTATTTTCCATCTTTCTCACGATTTTCTGCaccaaatttctaatttttccctAATATAATTTCCTTCGCCTTTATCAATTTAGAACGTAGTCGCTACTGTTCTTATATTGAGAGTATAGGCGATGCTCGATTATTTCTATCAGCTGTGTTCGAAATTTCAATTCTAGGACCACAATATTTTTACTCAAATGCAACATTTTTGGTcgtataaataaacaatttgaCACTGATTTCTTTCAATGCACTCCTTAGGAGCCCAATTCGGAACGGTCATCTCAATGCCCCTAAGCGGTCTCTTGGCCGTATCACATGGAGGATGGCCGTCCATATTCTACGTCTTCGGAGCTATCGGAGCAGTCTGGTGTGTTGCCTTCCTTCTCTGGATCTACGAAGATCCAGAAGTCAACCCGAAAATTAACCCCGATGAACGCATGTACATCCAAAAGTCTTTAGGAAGAGTTGCGGGACAAGTGGTAAGCAAAGAAAACACCCTCTTTGCTATCGATGATTTACGGATATTATTTGCAGATTCCCCCAATTCCGTGGATATCAATTCTCAAATCTCTGCCATTCTGGGCCATTTTGCTCGCCCATATGGGCCACAACTACGGCTACGAGACTTTGATGACCGAACTGCCCACCTACATGAAGCAAGTCCTGCATTTCAGTCTTAAAGATGTATGAACGTTGGGAgtcattattgaaatattcattcatGAGTCGTTTTTTTTAGAATGGGTTTTTGTCGGCCATGCCATATTTAGCGATGTGgctgttttccattttcatcaGTCACGTCGCCGATTGGATGCTCACCAAGCCCTGTTTCAATCTAACGGTAGTCAGGAAACTCATAAATGCTATCGGTGAGTCTCGTGAgctcaaaaaatgcttttattaatgtttttgattttttaggtCAGTATGGCCCAGCAAGTGCCCTCTTTGCGGCTGCCTTCACAGGATGCGACCGATGGTTAACCGTGAGTCTGCTCACACTGGGTGTAGGGTTGAACGGGGGCATTTACTCCGGTTTCAAAGTAAATCATCTAGATATCAGTCCTCAATTCGCAGGGATTTTGATGTCCTTCACCAATTGCTTGGCCAATTTGGCTGGGCTATTAGCCCCCATCTATGCAGGATACATGGTCAAGGGAACAGTTAGTGCCCATCATTTCCCCGCGTAAATTTTCCGATgcaatttgtgttttttcatTACAGCCAAGCATCGTCAAGTGGCGAAAAGTGTTCATCACAGCTGCAGCTGTTTATGCTGCCTGTTGTTCATTCTACGTGCTGTTCAGTTCGGGTCAAAGACAGCCCTGGGACCAGCCACAAGACCCTGCCCCTGCGAGCCCCGAGGAGGGGAAAGAGAAAAGTGATAAACGCGCTGGCGTGGAGACCACTAGGGCCTAgtgatatatttttctatagttTAAGTTCGTGTCCTAAAAAGTCTACCTGCTACAGGGTTAAAATTGAATACCTCAAGAATTGCTTGTGCTAACCATGATGATATCATTTGTTACTAGTTTCAAAACCCTGTAGTTTATGGCGACaatgtgattttttcttctataatATAAGGTTGTTTTCtgtacaaatatttaaatgctgGGCCGCTCAAACCGCCCATTAATCTTAAAGCGTAGTGATTAAGGCagcttttattataattacgAAGATTATCCTTTATAGACTGTTAAGGTTAAGTTAAACGAAATCAGCTCCATTTTTATACACATAGAAAACGTATTGTTGTTTagctgtaattttaaaaaattggtcatAAACACCCCTTTCTCATAGGAATATCAGTATTTTTTGACTAGTCAAAAAGGGTCAtgtagttaattttaaaagtatcaTCCCTTGGGAATTTGTTGGAGAATGAAACATTGTTCATATTGGACACATTTTCACACGAAGTTGGATTTTTCAGTATCAGTTCTGctttttatattgaaatcGAGCTTTAACAATGCCCTCTGTGACAAtgcaacaaaaagtaatttcttaCTATAGAATTAAAACCTGTTGAAAAACATTGAGTATTATAGAGTTTAATCTGATTATTCCGATAGTTGTTTTGTGACTTTTTTGATCCTATAAATTGTTGTTgagtattcaaatttattgtttaaataaatacattttatcaCCGAAACGGTCTTGTTTCAATGGTGCAACAAGTAAAACGCAACAATACAAATTACCAATAGTTACTCTCCCCATATTACGGTGCAGGAAAAAACTGACCATGACGCGACACATTGCATGTCCCTTGCCGTCCATTTGCTCTGTTTTGCTATGATCACTACATACTTCCCCGAAACACAAACTTTCACAATTTGAATCTCACGCCatggtaataaataaataaaagttgatCAATAAGAATGATGAAGAATCCACAAAACCCTGGCTTTCCCAGTCAGAAAAGACAAACTGTCATATTTCCTTCTCTGTCTCACATGCGCCGCGATAAGGGTTACATGTTAAACGTGTGTGGCTTGAAATCGCAGTTGTCATACATCATCATTCTAGCAACAATTGggtccattttaaaatttcagtctGTTTAAAGGAGTCGTAAAAGTCGAGAAAAAGGAAACCACAAAGTGCAGAGAtgattataatatatattgtTCTTAAATGTAGTGTCATGTATCATATAACAAGATTCCTCAACTCGAGaagaatgaataaaaaatatataggtaAATAACCTAAgatattgataaaataaacCACTTTTAGATCAAAATGAGCTAATGACAAATTATATTAAGAATGAGAgggaataattttatttccacCAATAGAACGTTTAAGACCCAAGTTATCAAGCCTTAGGCGAACTTGCCAGGAGGATAACTGCTACAGACCTCACAATCAATCTACCTGATAAGTTTGGtaggattttaataaatcggcCCTAAGTCCAATGGTGATGTTAAGTGGGTTTAAAAgtctaaaattaaatcatcACGCTACAATAGATAACATAACTCAGcctttaataacaataaataacgtACACTAGCCACAGTCCAAAGCCCACTACATCCACATTAGCTAGCTTTAACCGTTACTTTTGGAGTGCATGCTTGAGGATATATCGAGCTTAAGATTGCAAAACTACATTATACGAtaaaacatacatacataataacatttttaatgtgaCTAGAATTAGCAGTTTATCACAGAAAACGGAGCAAGTGAGTGATTGCTACTGAGAGACTGGAAAAACAGAGGGCAGACGATTTATAGATGATCTATTTTGAGGCGAATGTTAGGTGTATTTAGCAGCTATACTGTATTCGCATATCAAACTGCTGTGACTGgcatttgaaatttgaatacgTTATAGCTAATTcatggaaaaatatgaaataacgGCAACATTTGTGAATATGTAAAGCCCATCGAGTCGTCATAGATGAGGAAGATGTAGGTCCTATGACGTTAGGGACACCTTCTACGTCACATATCTACATTATGACAATTTGGTGAACCAGAATTATTACGgtctaaatatttataagttAAGGGACAAGTAAGGGCCAAAtcttagaaattaaattttacgacTTTTGAATAATTATGAGCTTTACCTATTCAATTCGATTCCACTCAGATTTCATTCTTTTTTACAGATCAATTGATCCTAAAGATAAGGCATATACACACAGCAAAAGTTAGCCGAATAAACTTAATGGAAGTACTCTTTAAAAGGAAGAATTTCTTATACACAAGCTA
The DNA window shown above is from Euwallacea similis isolate ESF13 chromosome 2, ESF131.1, whole genome shotgun sequence and carries:
- the LOC136416944 gene encoding putative inorganic phosphate cotransporter isoform X2, whose translation is MSSLRKKSHQYCPHEVFEKEVKNIQKKSLVWFGTRHFVTFMLFLGMANAYVMRTNMSVAIVAMVNHTAITTDDGHEQGVDMECGVESSNSSISSTSSDGEFVWETDLQGYILSSFFYGYVITQIPFGILAKKYGNIYFLGIGMLINSVFGLLVPAAAHMGVWWLIVVRFIQGLGEGPIVPCTHALLAKWIPPNERSRMGAFVYAGAQFGTVISMPLSGLLAVSHGGWPSIFYVFGAIGAVWCVAFLLWIYEDPEVNPKINPDERMYIQKSLGRVAGQVIPPIPWISILKSLPFWAILLAHMGHNYGYETLMTELPTYMKQVLHFSLKDNGFLSAMPYLAMWLFSIFISHVADWMLTKPCFNLTVVRKLINAIGQYGPASALFAAAFTGCDRWLTVSLLTLGVGLNGGIYSGFKVNHLDISPQFAGILMSFTNCLANLAGLLAPIYAGYMVKGTPSIVKWRKVFITAAAVYAACCSFYVLFSSGQRQPWDQPQDPAPASPEEGKEKSDKRAGVETTRA
- the LOC136416944 gene encoding putative inorganic phosphate cotransporter isoform X1, which translates into the protein MTFTNADLNAEEQGKKNPPPPYQEQIVPPSVWFGTRHFVTFMLFLGMANAYVMRTNMSVAIVAMVNHTAITTDDGHEQGVDMECGVESSNSSISSTSSDGEFVWETDLQGYILSSFFYGYVITQIPFGILAKKYGNIYFLGIGMLINSVFGLLVPAAAHMGVWWLIVVRFIQGLGEGPIVPCTHALLAKWIPPNERSRMGAFVYAGAQFGTVISMPLSGLLAVSHGGWPSIFYVFGAIGAVWCVAFLLWIYEDPEVNPKINPDERMYIQKSLGRVAGQVIPPIPWISILKSLPFWAILLAHMGHNYGYETLMTELPTYMKQVLHFSLKDNGFLSAMPYLAMWLFSIFISHVADWMLTKPCFNLTVVRKLINAIGQYGPASALFAAAFTGCDRWLTVSLLTLGVGLNGGIYSGFKVNHLDISPQFAGILMSFTNCLANLAGLLAPIYAGYMVKGTPSIVKWRKVFITAAAVYAACCSFYVLFSSGQRQPWDQPQDPAPASPEEGKEKSDKRAGVETTRA